One genomic segment of Bombina bombina isolate aBomBom1 chromosome 4, aBomBom1.pri, whole genome shotgun sequence includes these proteins:
- the LOC128655771 gene encoding borealin-like, which yields MPPAKKKNSKRKNNTVKNEKLASFLRDFDSEVKSIMEQLKTNVTNNLKEVDSLYNIEILKQPVAIREMRWLDYFAKGGSEKALEAAVIVNLDTEEINQITSCVSQTPFKSTKKVRKRKKDSVEDAENIIPEKSVLKARVTATKNVPLTRKTRNSAANTTISTKRTSKRSRMTPSTKKSDTSMFGYTPVVTPRFDTRIFKTALRTPGTREPVYTFSANGSPLAGMDELFINVPVGDGKNIRLTAEDVDNMDLRSLDQQSSENIKLLSKRLEKICKNLK from the coding sequence ATGCCACCAGCAAAAAAGAAAAATTCCAAACGAAAAAATAATACAGTTAAAAATGAAAAGCTGGCATCGTTTCTCAGGGACTTTGACAGTGAAGTCAAGTCAATAATGGAGCAGTTAAAAACAAATGTCACAAACAATCTGAAAGAAGTGGATAGTCTGTACAACATCGAAATCCTCAAGCAACCAGTAGCTATCAGAGAGATGCGCTGGCTAGATTACTTTGCTAAAGGTGGAAGTGAAAAGGCTTTAGAGGCAGCTGTAATAGTGAATTTAGACACTGAGGAAATAAATCAAATCACATCGTGTGTTTCTCAAACACCATTCAAGTCCACCAAGAAAGTCAGAAAACGAAAGAAGGATTCTGTTGAAGATGCTGAAAATATTATTCCAGAGAAAAGTGTTCTTAAAGCAAGAGTAACAGCCACAAAGAATGTGCCTCTTACAAGAAAAACAAGAAactctgctgcaaatacaaccatcTCTACTAAACGGACTAGTAAAAGAAGTCGAATGACCCCATCTACAAAAAAATCAGATACCTCGATGTTCGGATACACACCAGTGGTAACGCCCAGATTTGACACCAGAATTTTTAAAACAGCACTTCGTACACCAGGCACCCGAGAACCAGTTTACACTTTCTCAGCCAATGGAAGCCCTCTTGCTGGTATGGACGAGTTGTTCATAAATGTGCCTGTTGGCGATGGAAAGAATATACGTTTAACTGCTGAAGATGTAGATAATATGGATCTCCGCAGCCTTGATCAACAGTCCTCTGAAAATATCAAGCTGCTCTCGAAACGACTGGAGaaaatatgcaaaaatttaaaatga